The stretch of DNA CAAATTGTCCAAACTTCACAAATTACATGCACGGTTACTATGGACCAATTCCATATCCAGATGGCTACCAAtatccaagtaacattcaaGTGGTGATGCAACTATGttcatgtatttctttttttaaagttggttttttttttttttttgttaaagtgTACTGTCatagattttttgttctttttgtagAATACTGTTACCTGACTCCTCTCATGACTACAAGCTCCACTACGAGCAGAAAAGTTGGTGTAGAGGAAACACCCGAGTGTAGGGAAACTGATATTCCATGTACCTCCTCTAGAGTTGAAGATGGAGACGAAGATAGACCAGATTCATGAGAAACTGAGGATGGCACTGTTGGGACATCTCAGTTAGAGGATGAAGTTGGTGCTGATACGATTGAGGAGCCAAAGTCGAGGGTAATGAGTTATTATAAGCAGTATGCTAAGAAATGTGGGTTTGAAGTGATGATAAGAAGGACTGAGAAGGGAGAGGATGCCAATGTTAGATAtaggggtgacaatatgtgatacgactCGCTAACCTAACATGAACACGATACGATAAAAGTgggttagggtttagccttAACAGGTTCGGGTCAAAGCGGGTtaacccgttaagacacgattgcttaaccgATTAATaacaggtcaacccgttttgacccgttataaCCAGtaatgacccgttaagaaagttcaatttacaattatacccttatacctaaaaataaaattgttgagattttaattttgatatttttattgtttggattgtaatttggacttgtaattagttttatattttttatagatattgtgattttaacatttatataaaattatgtcaaactTAACTAggtcaaacgggttaatttcGGGTCTATTCAACCGATTTACATAAATGGGTTGACACGATACGACCGGTTATATTAATAgatcgtgttagggtttgatattttgacacgataagcttaacagGTCGAGTTAGAGTTgacctatataatataatatatatgtattgacacgacccgttaatacgatttgacacccctaattAGATATGCCACCGTTGGTTGTGCCCGTGGTGGGAAGGTTGGTAATAGGACCTTGAATATCGCCAGACCACGACCGACATGAAATATAGAATATAAAGTaaagattaatgccttaaaagttgATGGAAAGTTTAGGTTGACAACAGTTCATAATATTCATAACTATGGCCTCAATCCAACTAATCCTGCTTCTTCCAATGAAATAGAGAAATGAGTGACTCCATAAAAAGAGTCCTAGATACAAACGATTTGGCTGACATCCGGATGAATAAGAGCTTTGGATCTCTTGTCATTGGCGCAGGTGGATTCAAGAACCTCTCATTTTTAGAAAAGGATTGTCGAAATTATATTGACAAAACAAAACATCTGCAACTTGGGAAAGGTGGCACTGGTGCGcttcaagaatattttttaagaatgcAGTATAAAAATCTTGGGTTCTTtgcattgatggatttagatgatGACGGGAGGTTAAAGAATGTCTTTTGGGCAGACCCCCGTAGTAGGGCATCATATCAGTATTTCGGTGATGTGGTCACATTCGACACTACATATCTGACGAATAGATATGGGATGTCCTTTGCActatttgttggtgtaaaccaccacATCCAGTCAATTCTATTGGGTGCAGGATTGATATCCAGTGAGGTTACGGAGACGTTTGTCTGTTATTCCAAACCTGGTTGCAGTGTATGGATAGTGTAGCTCCGAGAGCTATTATCACAGATCAGGACAGAGCGATGAAAAATGCGATTGCCATTGTATTTCCAGAAAGCCGACACCGATTTTGTTTGTGGCATATACTGAAGAATTTCCATGAAAAGCTTAGCTCGCATGCTTCGTACAAAAATAGGATGAAAATTGCATTGATGAAATCTGTGTATGACACCCAAAGTGTTGAAGAGTTTGAAAAGAGTTGGGATCAGCTAATCACCACGTACAACTTGCATAAGAATGCCTGGCTGCAAAGTTTATATGCCGAGCGTGAGCATTGAGCACCGGCATTCTTGAAAGACAtattttgggctggaatgagtataACACAGCAAAGCTAGAGCATGAATGCCTTTTTTGACGATTATGTTCATGCTAAGCCAAACTTGAAAAAGTTTGTTGACCAGTTTGATAACAcgttgaaaaaagaaaattgtgaatGAAACTGCAGCGGACTTCCACTCATTTAGTGTCACTATTCCATGTATATCTAGATctccaattgaaaaaaatttcaagatttgTACACGAATGCTAAATTCAAGGAAGTTCAACAACAAATTACCGGcattattaatatggatccaAAGTTACTTAAGAATGATGGTGTTGTAAAGATCTATCGCATAGAGGATGAAATTTGTGTTGAAGAGTTTACTAAGTGTGTTACACACTATGTGGACTTTAGTGAGGAAGATACAGCTGCAAAGTATTCATGTGGGTTATTTCAGATGGAGGAGAATATTGTGTAGGCACATTTTGGTAGTATTCAAATGTAacaagtaggggtgtaaatttaaaccggaccgaaccggaccagttGGTCCCctttttgaaccggtccggtccggaaccggttcctatatatGCCTACACAATATTATTCTCCAAAccggttccgtagtttccgagaccggaccaaaccggaccggttgaaacaaaatatataaaaattaattttatatattataaaaatattatatatatataagttttatatataatatataattatatattaaatttttatatatgaaataatttcatattagaatttataaattataacatgaaatgttaatcttaaatatgaacatttttaatttgtttgattatatgttagtaatataattatatatacgataatgttattataatttataaaataaaagttaaatcttaaagaagaaaatttagttgatcatatgctttaaatataaaaaatatatattaaattattaataacaatttATCATAAgaggtaacactttattatatatttttacatttaaaaaaaactggaaaaccggactggaccggaccggaaaccggtaaaaccagaAATACCGGTTTATGAGGGTAACCGGAGcgtaattggttttgaaaaatgtaaaaccggcacataccggttcggtcctaaattttgtctaaaaccggaccggaccggttacacccttagTAATGAGATTAAACTTGTGCTAGATAGATACATTTTAGAGCGATAGAGGAAGGACATCAAAATGAGATACACGTTAATCCACAGCAGCTTTGACGCAGGGGATCAGCAGGCAGATGCTAACCGATATTCAAGTCTATTGAATATCTGTTATAAGATGATTACTCTTGCAGCAGGTTCAGAAAAGCATATTGTGGATGCAACACATAACTTATTTGTAATGCTTGACTTATATGATGACAACCAAGAACCCCCATCGATAACGGTCATGGGTTCCAATATTGGTTGTACAGCAAAGGACACAACTACAGGTGGTATCTCAAAAAAAGTACTCAGTCCACTAGCTATGAGAGGGAAAGGCAAACCTCCATCGCTACGGAGAGCATCAGGGATGGAGAAGCGCATACGAAAAGTTCGAGCAAAGACAAAGAAAGCACCAATGAAGGAGAAACGCAAACATGCGgacttttttttactttacatatttatttgtaatttacaTGAGTAATGAGTAATTTAGTACTGCTGAGATTGAcaaatgtgttttgttttttgttatttgcttATTAGCGAGATGGAGGAGATACACCAGCCGTGGCGACTTGTAGGAATTTATTTGGCACTTCACAAAGTGTAAGAATTgttaaataattacatatttttatagtaaTGTCGATATCACAATCTGAAATTAATATTATCCATTACAGATGCAATTTGGATTGGATGAATCACAATCGGTGCAACTTGGGATGGATGAGCTCTCACCAGTGCAACTTAGGTTCGATGAGACAACCAGCATACTGAGATAGtccaattttgatatttagaatatttatgtGTATTCAATGTAATTCATGGACAAATGGTAGATTTGTGTTTTTGTGGATTTGGAACaaattactatattattttggatGGTATGAAAGTTTATAAAAGGGTGGAAATATAAAGTTGGTTCCAAGTAGATTTGTTGTTTATGGAATATTGTAGAGCAATAAGCATGAACttatttgtgtttgtttattggAATAGGAATTGGAGATCGTTACCCAGTTTGTTTTTCTTCTAGAGATTTGGTTCCAATGTTTATTTGTATGTTTATTTGGAATATGAATAGATTTGTGCTTTTTCTAGGTTAGGTTTTGAAAGTTGGTTCCAAGTAGTTTTGTTGTTTATGGAATATTCAAATCCTATTCATATCTTAAACCTGAAGTTTgttattcatgtatttattcaATAGcagataaaaagaattaaaatcgACAAAATTGTTGTCAAACTAGCATAATTCAGTTCTCATTGCACGTTTCAATTCACAGAAATTACACCATATAACATTAGCTAACATTAGACAAATTTGTCAATACATACAATGAAAAACATGTCTCAGTTACTGTCGGTCACTGCACAACACTAATAGGTAACATGACACAACAACTGAAAAAATCCAATACACCCGGAGTAGTGTTCTTGACCGTCTTATTTCAGCTTCTTGATCTCGAACCaacatctctctcttcttgatCTCATCTACACTCCTAAGCACCTCaatcttcatcttcttgatATCGTTGAGTATCTTCTTGATGTATTTTTCCTTCCTTAACAattcattatttctttcttgAAGTTTGAGCTCTATTTCTTTATTACTATCTGCCCACTTGAAAAATTTGCAGTACGGTAATCACTGatcattttatacatatataaaaatgttagatgcactatatattaatcatttttcacaaaaaatgttAGATGCACAAATGATATAGTTACCTCTTTGTTGCACTTTGGACATCCTAAGAAGGGTCGTCCAGGATTTCTTCTAGTATTTGAGTATTTCAATGTGGCTTCGACTTCACAGTAGCATAATTGTTGAGTTGAAGTATGTTTagtagaagatgaagaagacaatgatgatgatgacgccATTCTAGCTTGAACCAAAATCACAatcataaacataaaaaaaccacTTGATTATTCTGTTATGTTGCGCACAAATGCCGACAAGTGTATCATAAAAAACCACTTGTATCATACAAGTGTTTTAACTATGACAATGTCAATCATAGCATTGGATGCTTACTTTTTCTATCTAGTAACAAGTAAAACCA from Juglans microcarpa x Juglans regia isolate MS1-56 chromosome 3S, Jm3101_v1.0, whole genome shotgun sequence encodes:
- the LOC121257818 gene encoding protein FAR1-RELATED SEQUENCE 5-like; its protein translation is MSDSIKRVLDTNDLADIRMNKSFGSLVIGAGGFKNLSFLEKDCRNYIDKTKHLQLGKGGTGALQEYFLRMQYKNLGFFALMDLDDDGRLKNVFWADPRSRASYQYFGDVVTFDTTYLTNRYGMSFALFVGVNHHIQSILLGAGLISSECMDSVAPRAIITDQDRAMKNAIAIVFPESRHRFCLWHILKNFHEKLSSHASYKNRMKIALMKSVYDTQSVEEFEKSWDQLITTYNLHKNAWLQSLYAEREH